The following proteins come from a genomic window of Melospiza georgiana isolate bMelGeo1 chromosome 3, bMelGeo1.pri, whole genome shotgun sequence:
- the CASP8AP2 gene encoding CASP8-associated protein 2 isoform X1, with the protein MAADEDGLGLYDIRYSAETSPFREGDESSVDIYDGLDSSLSVSDNFAPNTTPSRSSLNLFDEILIEEGTAKKASYDELQAEYGKCQQQIKELMKKFKEIQAQNIILQNENQALKKNISALIKTARVEINRKDEEISHLHQRLSEFPNHRSVFTRTYLPGATKTKDSKFRPSDFGDSMKMEHRMKNDCPKDAYHSYSSHSTDSGKCGSEKRNTPLLPRQHPPEEPCSDGTHTCALSYDHTSTKESRKERKETKSNEQHSRGSGSKYKREVHQSTGNDGDSEEGNADPQQKLKTLSEKASKNELQQKSQSSKLKCSPSVERRAERGVSSWEKQTAGKDRFQARGELYADERSQNVLKKDNKTHDKGEKHAGQKNKPNEKLQEQARRPSRGSSPHSKNDHSKSLHESHKCRAEESRKVKHTDCKRDRSTDDHGSREGRTSPSNSSSREHKYARLKESSSRHEWETAHSKSERHRTEEKRKREREDQDENRHFRNEKKVAKEFSHQSVKDSKKGTHGTKSERNKSSKLEETSRVAGTLKDKVPKTKGNHTGQKNKDLKLSFMEKLNLTLSPNKKQCLSAMDGLKTPSQKATDEGGAELTLQAELLDCAHPVDCGPTGHSHSALQVLGTAAQSSLEPALPVAASSGNGASKAAADAARAEAVPAVTADEPSSETLPEEEEGGQVQPQALPAAAKVLVPDEMDSETPSEAAQTCDPDALEGSVKTAAMTGLKHPECLPLEVTGSVAECEELPVTEGEMQDDDEPAAQVAGPEPASASMGDLESAEKKEEDKMWLAADTESSADQSGSQNAGLDDSEARSSGDPESSDIADDSSETKPDSLMEVVRDDDHLAAENVDYPIEEKSICEVNTSASHSLDRTRIRDKDEPLVDQNTCDLGPDLADNSTATASSLSGETCPVTKERVLINPISVDDDSSILSIDLNHLRYIPKAISPLNSPIRPLARALKMESPCKGLVKTYNKDLMPESTVVICPSKNLSKEVNKENQKPVSMSDEHLEMESRLSISSDEIEEGEIISSDEDKERSKPERGSENTKKSRPKASSEARNLTSSPQNQNSKTVHCSEDNGKFVSVQVSTQKNRERHKNQTFRSSKNMKKNKTVSIACLEKIVHVIVEPSNIQEIMQMLKAIRKQMRKSYMKFKVHFPVQHFHRIIESGIINFTALIRYLNFSKMCALGDTLKLNICDIIESKLKQVKKNAIVDRLFDQQVSDMKKQLWKFVDEQLDYLFEKIRRIIIKLCDVENESEEGKFERVGKQNHKISHKNDVERSRKKSPKEGSQKPEEYISKQSVDYEQSNCHHEKNKLGAPKTALTKCLNSIDNTRNSQTKVHLSKENNLQNTLTPLKGVKYEKEGLQLSRDANKSDLSYELLTEQQASSLTFNLVSDAQMGEIFKSLLQGSDLLEKNGGNINRNDCEFRTPEKQFLDSHKYRDNTAELEQDISAKEACMDCKLDEDISWTIVSPVRAPSLASRSQMPVDPDVLDESCMFEVSTNSASCKEDECNLQKNKSCISSILLEDLAVSLTIPSPLKSDAHLSFLKPENNSSSAPEGVVSAHYSEDALLGEEDATEQDIHLALESDNSSSKSSCSSSWTSRPVAPGFQCRPSLPMQAVIMEKSNDHFIVKIRRAVPPASPASEQMAPVKEAQASSAKTGKGEMRTGGKEKDSPSATVKETVKPDVVSMDHLPHVSTEQEQNSALAQPLKESHSSVEKEETTGLLVTSRKSSDEESHDTESLDKGSEQSEAQKLQVSENINEMHVRSQDSFPAGCSKKSCITDGIVGGASCHTVESRADSRTQETSTGNSEVSDKKEELEECLDSSADLTEELSDETVAGECDLEAKPCSKTSGGCQISIDDKTNKKRKKETIKENSNSKRQRKGTESAGEGSDEGNVRIEDKNSSPKQCSSKKNDQQNKDSSPSASSPSSPSLYAKNIIKKKGEVVVSWTRNDDREILLECQRKGPSSKTFLALATRLNKSPSQVSERFKQLMKLFKKSKCK; encoded by the exons ATGGCAGCGGATGAGGATGGACTGGGACTGTACGATATCCGCTACAGTG CTGAAACTTCCCCCTTCAGGGAAGGAGATGAGAGCTCTGTGGATATTTATGATGGCTTGGACAGCAGTTTGTCGGTTTCTG ACAATTTTGCTCCAAATACTACACCATCTAGAAGCAGCTTAAATTTATTTGATGAGATATTAATTGAAGAAGGGACTGCAAAGAAAGCATCCTATGATGAG TTGCAGGCAGAATATGGAAAATGTCAGCAGCAAATTAAAGAGTTGATGaagaaatttaaagaaatacagGCACAG aatatCATTCTACAGAATGAGAACCAGGCTCTCAAAAAGAATATTTCAGCTCTTATCAAAACAGCAAGAGTGGAAATTAACCGTAAGGATGAAGAAATCAGTCATCTGCATCAAAG GCTGTCAGAATTTCCCAACCATCGAAGCGTTTTCACCAGAACATACCTTCCAGGAGCAACTAAAACAAAAGATTCCAAATTCAGACCTTCTGATTTTGGTGACAGCATGAAGATGGAGCACAGAATGAAGAATGACTGTCCAAAAGATGCATACCACAGTTACTCATCTCACAGCACGGACAGTGGCAAGTGTGGCTCTGAGAAAAGGAACACTCCACTTTTGCCAAGGCAGCACCCTCCTGAGGAGCCCTGCAGTGATGGTACTCACACGTGTGCACTGAGCTATGACCACACCTCCACCAAGGagagcagaaaggaaaggaaagagaccAAAAGCaatgagcagcacagcaggggaAGTGGCAGCAAGTACAAAAGAGAAGTGCATCAGAGCACTGGGAATGATGGGGACAGCGAGGAGGGGAATGCGGATCCTCAACAGAAGCTGAAAACCCTCTCAGAGAAGGCTAGTAAAAATGAATTGCAACAGAAAAGTCAGAGCTCAAAACTCAAATGCAGTCCAAGTGTGGAAAGAAGAGCAGAAAGGGGTGTTTCTTCCTGGGAGAAACAGACAGCTGGTAAAGACAGATTTCAAGCAAGAGGTGAATTGTATGCTGATGAGAGATCacaaaatgtattaaaaaaggACAATAAAACACATGATAAAGGTGAAAAACATGCTGGCCAAAAAAATAAACCGAATGAGAAGCTGCAAGAACAAGCAAGGAGGCCTAGCAGGGGAAGCAGTCCACACTCCAAGAACGACCATTCAAAGAGTCTTCATGAATCACATAAATGTCGTGCAGAAGAGTCCAGAAAAGTAAAGCACACTGACTGCAAGAGAGACAGGAGCACAGATGATCATGGCTCTCGAGAAGGAAGGACTTCACCTTCTaattccagcagcagagagcataAATATGCACGCttgaaggaaagcagcagcagacatgAATGGGAAACAGCACATTCCAAATCAGAAAGACACagaactgaggaaaaaaggaaaagggaaagagaggaTCAGGATGAAAATAGacattttagaaatgaaaaaaaagttgcaAAAGAATTTTCTCACCAATCTGTAAAAGACTCCAAGAAAGGTACCCATGGTACAAAAAGTGAGAGAAACAAATCCTCTAAGCTGGAAGAAACATCCAGAGTAGCAGGCACCTTAAAAGATAAGGTACCCAAAACTAAAGGTAATCACACTGGGCAAAAAAACAAAGACTTAAAACTTAGCTTTATGGAAAAGCTAAATTTAACTCTTTCTCCTAATAAAAAGCAATGTCTCTCTGCAATGGATGGACTTAAAACACCTTCCCAAAAAGCCACTGATGAGGGAGGTGCAGAGCTCACCCTGCAAGCAGAGCTCTTAGATTGTGCCCACCCTGTGGACTGTGGTCCCACAGGGCACAGTCATTCAGCACTGCAGGTTCTGGGcactgcagctcagagcagcctggaacCAGCACTGCCTGTTGCTGCCAGTTCTGGAAATGGAGCCTcgaaagcagcagcagatgcagcaCGGGCTGAAGCAGTGCCTGCAGTCACAGCTGATGAGCCAAGCTCAGAAACCTTaccagaagaagaagaagggggTCAGGTACAGCCCCAAgccttgccagcagcagcaaaggtgCTGGTTCCTGATGAGATGGACTCTGAAACGCCTTCAGAAGCAGCACAGACTTGTGATCCAGATGCATTGGAAGGCTCAGTAAAAACAGCAGCCATGACAGGTCTGAAGCACCCTGAGTGTTTGCCCCTGGAGGTGACAGGGAGTGTGGCAGAGTGTGAAGAGCTGCCTGTGACAGAGGGTGAGATGCAGGATGATGATGAACCAGCAGCACAAGTGGCAGGACCTGAACCTGCAAGTGCAAGTATGGGAGACCTAGAGtcagcagagaagaaagaggaagataAAATGTGGCTGGCTGCTGACACAGAAAGCTCTGCAGATCAAAGTGGCTCTCAAAATGCTGGCTTAGATGACTCAGAAGCCAGAAGTTCTGGTGACCCGGAGTCCTCTGACATTGCAGATGATAGCAGTGAAACAAAACCAGACTCTTTAATGGAAGTAGTGAGGGATGATGATCACCTGGCTGCAGAAAATGTTGACTATCCCATTGAGGAAAAGAGTATCTGTGAAGTTAATACAAGTGCATCTCATTCACTGGACAGAACTAGGATAAGGGATAAGGATGAACCACTAGTTGACCAGAATACTTGTGATCTGGGGCCAGACCTAGCTGATAACAGTACTGCAACAGCATCTTCTCTCAGTGGTGAGACGTGCCCTGTGACTAAAGAGAGAGTATTAATTAACCCAATTTCTGTTGATGATGACAGCTCAATCCTGAGCATTGATCTCAATCACTTGAGGTATATTCCAAAGGCAATCAGCCCACTGAACAGTCCAATACGTCCCCTGGCTAGAGCACTGAAGATGGAAAGTCCCTGCAAAGGCCTTGTGAAGACTTACAACAAAG atTTAATGCCTGAAAGTACTGTTGTCATCTGTCCCTCAAAGAACTTGTCAAAGGAAGtaaacaaagaaaatcaaaagcCAGTGAGCATGTCTGATGAACACTTAGAGATGGAGTCTCGGCTGAGTATCTCTTCTGATGAAATAGAAGAAGGTGAAATCATAAGTAGTGATGAAGATAAAGAAAGATCTAAACCAGAGAGAGGCTCTGAAAATACTAAAAAGTCAAGACCGAAAGCTTCTTCTGAGGCACGAAATTTAACCAGCAGCCCACAGAATCAAAATAGCAAAACTGTGCACTGCAGTGAAGATAATGGAAAATTTGTTTCTGTGCAAGTAAGCACACAGAAGAACAGAGAGAGGCATAAAAATCAGACCTTCAGATCTTCAAAGaatatgaagaaaaacaaaactgtgaGCATTGCTTGTCTTGAAAAAATAGTTCATGTTATTGTTGAACCTTCAAATATACAAGAAATCATGCAGATGCTCAAAGCTATACGAAAACAGATGAGGAAAAGTTATATGAAGTTCAAAGTACACTTCCCAGTTCAGCATTttcacagaattatagaatctGGGATCATAAATTTTACAGCATTAATAAGATACTTGAACTTTTCCAAGATGTGTGCATTAGGTGATACGTTAAAATTGAATATCTGTGATATTATAGAGTCAAAACTTAAACAAGTTAAAAAGAATGCAATAGTGGACCGTCTTTTTGACCAGCAAGTATCAGATATGAAAAAACAGTTGTGGAAATTTGTAGATGAACAGCTTGATTACTTATTTGAAAAGATAAGGAGAATTATAATAAAGCTATGTGATGTGGAAAATGAGAGTGAGGAAGGGAAGTTTGAAAGAGTCGGAAAGCAAAACCACAAGATCAGTCATAAAAATGATGTGGAGAGATCTAGAAAAAAGTCCCCGAAAGAGGGTTCTCAAAAGCCTGAAGAATATATTTCAAAACAATCTGTGGATTATGAACAATCTAACTGCCACCATGAGAAAAATAAGCTAGGTGCACCAAAAACTGCCCTTACAAAATGTCTTAATTCCATTGATAACACAAGAAATTCCCAAACAAAAGTTCACCTCTCTAAAGAGAATAATTTACAAAACACTCTTACTCCACTGAAGGGTGTTAAATATGAGAAGGAAGGTCTCCAGCTGTCCAGAGATGCTAACAAGTCTGATCTTAGTTATGAGCTTCTCACAGAACAGCAAGCATCCAGTCTTACATTTAATCTAGTAAGTGATGCTCAAATGGGTGAAATTTTCAAAAGCTTATTACAGGGTTCTGATCTGTTGGAAAAAAATGGTGGCAATATCAACAGAAATGACTGTGAATTCAGGACTCcagaaaaacagtttttagACAGTCATAAATACAGGGATAATACTGCTGAACTAGAGCAAGACATCAGTGCAAAGGAGGCATGCATGGATTGCAAACTGGATGAGGACATTAGTTGGACTATTGTTTCACCTGTAAGAGCTCCCTCACTGGCATCCAGGTCTCAGATGCCTGTTGATCCAGATGTGCTGGATGAGAGCTGTATGTTTGAGGTTTCCACAAACTCAGCTTCGTGCAAAGAAGATGAATGCAATTTACAGAAGAATAAATCTTGTATTTCTTCTATCCTCCTTGAAGATTTGGCTGTTTCCTTAACCATTCCATCGCCTTTGAAATCCGatgctcacctcagcttcctaAAACCGGAGAATAattccagctcagctccagaggGTGTTGTTAGTGCACATTACAGCGAAGATGCACTTCTTGGAGAGGAGGATGCCACTGAACAAGACATTCATTTGGCTTTGGAATCTGATAACTCAAGCAGTAAATCAAGTTGTTCCTCATCATGGACAAGTCGGCCTGTTGCTCCCGGTTTCCAGTGTCGCCCCAGCCTCCCGATGCAAGCAGTGATCATGGAGAAATCCAATGATCATTTCATAGTAAAGATCCGAAGGGCAGTGCCACCTGCCTCACCAGCCTCTGAGCAGATGGCTCCAGTGAAGGAGGCACAGGCATCCTCAGCCAAgactggaaaaggagaaatgagaacggggggaaaagaaaaggacagCCCGAGTGCCACCGTGAAAGAAACTGTCAAACCAGATGTGGTTAGCATGGATCACTTGCCTCATGTCAGCACTGAACAAGAACAGAATTCTGCCTTAGCTCAGCCTCTGAAGGAGTCACACAGTAGTgttgaaaaagaagaaactaCTGGCTTGCTTGTAACCTCTAGAAAATCTTCAGACGAAGAGAGCCATGACACTGAAAGCCTAGATAaaggctctgagcaatctgagGCACAGAAATTGCAAGTATCTGAAAACATAAATGAAATGCATGTTAGATCTCAGGATTCTTTTCCTGCTGGATGCAGTAAGAAGTCATGCATAACAGATGGTATTGTTGGTGGAGCTTCATGTCATACAGTGGAATCCAGAGCAGATAGCAGGACTCAGGAAACTTCAACAGGAAACTCAGAAGTCAGTGATAAAAAGGAAGAGCTGGAAGAGTGCTTGGATTCATCTGCAGACCTAACAGAAGAGCTTTCTGATGAGACTGTAGCAGGTGAATGTGATCTTGAAGCAAAACCCTGTTCAAAGACTAGTGGAGGATGTCAGATAAGTATAGATGATAAAACTAataagaagaggaaaaaagagactaTCAAAGAGAATTCCAATTCAAAAAGGCAACGAAAAGGAACTGAATCAGCAGGTGAGGGGAGTGATGAAGGTAATGTCAGGATTGAAGATAAAAATTCATCACCCAAGCAATGTTCCAGTAAGAAGAATGACCAGCAGAATAAAGACTCTTCTCCCTCGGCTTCATCTCCATCCTCACCTAGCCTCTATGCCAAAAACATCATTAAAAAGAAGGGAGAAGTAGTAGTTTCCTGGACAAG